DNA sequence from the Nocardia sp. BMG111209 genome:
TCACGACCACATCGCCGTTGGAAAGGCTACCCACGATGCCCCGGCAGACGCAGATCGGTTTGATGAGCCATGCGGAACTCGTGTCCGAACACGAGACGCAGACCGCGAACTACGCGAAGCTCCAGACCGAGAAGCTGACGCTGGACCTCACCCGGGGTAAGCCCGCACCCGAACAGCTGGATCTGTCCGCCGACTTACTCTCGCTGCCGGGCTCCGGTGACTACCGCGACGCCACCGGCACCGACTGCCGCAATTACGGTGGGCAGCAAGGACTTCCGGAGCTGCGGGCCATCTTCGGCGAACTGCTCGGCATTCCGGTGGCGAATCTGCTGGCGGGCAACAACTCCAGCCTCTCGCTCATGCACGACCTGCTGGCGTTCTCGCTGCTGTACGGCACCGCCGATTCGGCCCGCCGGTGGGTCGACGAGCCCGTCGTCAAGATGCTCTGCCCCGCCCCCGGTTACGACCGGCACTTCGCGCTGAGCCAGGCGCTGGGGATCGAGATGATCCCGGTCGCCATCGGGCACGACGGCCCGGACATGCCTGCCATCGCGGCGCTGGTGGCCGAGGATCCGCAGATCAAGGGTCTGTGGGTGGTGCCGAACTACGCCAACCCGACCGGCGTCACGCTCTCGGAAGAGGTTGCCCGCGAGCTGGTTTCGATGCCGACCGCCGCACCGGACTTCCGCCTGTTCTGGGACAACGCCTACGCCGTGCACCCGCTGACCGACCTCGCCGATCCGGTGCTGGACGTGCTCGGCCTGGCCGCCGCCGCGGGTAATCCGAACCGCCCCTTCGTCTTCGCCTCCACCTCGAAGATCACGTTCGCGGGCTCCGGCGTGAGCTTCCTCGGCGGTTCGAGCGCCAACCTGAGCTGGTATCTCAAGCACGCGGGTGTGCAGAGCATCGGCCCGGACAAGATCAACCAGCTGCGCCACGTGCGGTTCTTCAAGGATGCCGACGGCGTGCGCGCGCACATGCAGAAGCACCGCGCCCTGCTCGAGCCGAAATTCGCTCTGGTGCTGCGCATCCTGGAGGAGCGGCTGGGACCGTCGAAGGTCGCGTCCTGGACCGAGCCCAAGGGTGGCTACTTCATCAGCCTCGACGTCCTGGAGGGCACCGCCGCGCGCACCATCGCGCTGGCGAAGGAGGCCGGTATCGCGCTGACCGCCGCCGGTTCGGCCTTCCCCTACGGGAAGGATCCCGAGGACAAGAACATTCGCATCGCCCCCAGCTTCCCGTCGCTGACGGATCTGGAGACGGCGATGGACGGGCTGGCCACCTGCGTACTGCTCGCGGCCACCGAGAAGCACATCACCGACTGAGACCCGAACGGCCCGCCGGCACTCCGATGGAGCGCCGGCGGGCCGTCTCTCGTCGGTCCGGACTACGCCGGTTTGTGGGCGAGTACCGCGAACACGGTGACCGACAGGTGGATGTCGCCGGTGCGGGCGCCCATCGCCAGATCGGTCAGCAGCCGCTCGCGCTGCGGTTCGGTGATCGCGCCGCGCGCGACCGCCATCGCGGAGATGCGGCCGACCAGCGCACCGGCCCCCGCACTCGGATCCTGTACCAGCGCATGCGAGGCCACCTCGTCGATGACCAGGCCCGCCTGGGTGAGCAGGCCGGACAACCGGCGGCCGGAGAACGGCTGGGTGGTGCTCGCGATCAGGGTCTCGACCACCTCGTGCACGACGTGCCGGTCGCCCGGGTGCACGATCGCGGTGCCCCAGTCGCTGTCCATCAGCACCACGCGACCGCCGGGCCGCAGCACGCGCGCGATCTCTGCGGTGGCGCGGGCCGGGGCGGTCAGATGCTGGAAGACGCGCTCGCACAGGGCGACATCGACGGAGTCCGAAGCGAAGGGCAGGCCGTAGGCGTCGCCGGAGACGAATCGCGCGGACGAACCCGCTTGTGCCGCACGGCGTTCCGCGGCCAGGCGCAGGTCCGGGTCCGGTTCCACGCCGATCGCGGCGCCGGTCGGGCCGACCGCGTCCGCGAATGCCAGCACCTCCGAACCGGTTCCGGAGCCGACGTCGACGGCGCTCTCACCGGCCGCGGCGGCGAGGGCCTCGTGGGCCCAGGTCCGCAGGCGGCGGATGCCGGGCAGGGTCGCCCGCAGGTCCCGGACGTCGACGAGCTGGTCGTAACCTTCGCGGTCGAAGTGGTCCGGACGCAGGCCGGGGAACGAGGTGCTGGGGGTGGGCGCCATGGATGTAACCGTTCTGTCTTTCGGCACCGTTGCCACGGGGGGTGTAGCCAGAGTGTCAGGCATGGGCCCACCCTACGCGGGACCGCAGGCTACCGGCCGGTTCAACTGTGGTATGGGTCACCGCGGCGCGACGGCGTGCGCGACCACCCGGGTGAGGGCGGCGTCCAGCGCCGCGGCATAGTCGCCGAGGTCGGGCAACACGTCCGGATCGGCGTGCACCGACACCGTGACGGTATCCCCGAGCCCGTGCACGCCGTGCGTCAGATGCATGACCGCGCCGAGGGCCGGGAAGCCCGCGGTGAACCGGACCGCCGCGCCCGCACAGGTCAGGTCGGCCGGGCCGCGGTGGACGCTGGAGACGACGGTGTGCGCGGACAGCGTCGCCGGGACCGTGTCGAGTGGGAATGCGGCTATGTCGCGGCGCAGCACCGGGGCGGGGAGGACGGCGGTCACCCGGTCGGGGGCGTCCAGCAGCGGATGGGCGGCCCGCACCCGGCGAGCGGCCAGCGTGGTGGCGATCAGATCGGTGCGCCGATGCGGATCGGGTTCGTCGCAAGGCAATTCGACTGCCACGTCGCGATAATTGTTGCGCCGCAATCGGTTCGATGTGGGTAGTGCGACGGATACCTGCGCGGCGAGTTCGGTGGGTGGCACCGCGGGTACCGGCTCGGCAGGATCCACAGGTCGCGCAACGGATACCGGCTCGGCGCGATCCGAAGGTGGCGCACCACGTTCGGCGAGATGGGCCGGCAGGGCCTCCGCGATGGCGGCGAGCACCAGTGCGGTCACCGTGCGGCCGGGTACGCGCAGGTCGTCGCGTACCAGCATCCGCACCTCGTGCCGGATCGGTGCGGGTGGGCGGTTCAGTACCGTCGGCGCGAATTGGCCTCCCGGCCGGGGGATTTCGCCGCGCGCCGTCCGCTCCGCCAATTCCCGGCGGGCCCGTTCGGCGGCTGTCCCGCGAACGACGGTGCGCACCATGGCGACCGGTAGTGCCGCCAGTGCCCGCGCCTCGATGGTCCACGTGGCGAGCGTGCGGCCCCCTGCGGCGATCGCAGCGGGCATCCGCCGTGGCGACGGGCCGCCGAGGTCCGTCGCGTGCCGCACCCGGGCCCGGATCGGCTCCGGACCGAATACCGCGCGGGCGATCTCGGCGGCGCGGCGGCCGTCGGCGAGGGCGTGGGAGAGTTGCAGGATCACGACCAGTGCCGGGCCGTCGCCACCCGGCGCTCCGGTCACCTCGCGGAACAGGTGCAGTCGCCAGGGCTGCCGGTCGGCTCGGACCCCGTCGGCGAGGAGGTCGCCGAGTGCGGCGACGACCGTGGCCCACTCCGATTGCGGCGGACGGTGTTCGGTGAACCGTGCGGCGGTGATCTCGCACGGCACCCAGCGTGGATAGGCGAAGCGGTACTCGCGCAGCCGGATTCGCAGATCGGCGACGGCCGCGCAGCGGGCGTGGAGAGTCGCGCGCAGGGCCTCCGGCGGGCAGCCGGGTTCGTCGAAGCAGTACAGCAGGAACAGATCGTTGCAGGCGCGCCGCGACAGCCAGTAGCGGATCGCGTCCGGTGGGGCGAGCGTGGGCACGCCGCCGACGATAGCCGCCGCGCCGCGGGTCCGCGATTCGCCTTGGCTATCGCGGTCCACGAAAGTCATCGATCGCCGAAACGAGAAGTGCTACGCTCTGTAGTAGAAGATTTCCACGCTCTCGAGTGGGTGACTGCCATGGCAGTATCAGAGGTCCTCGCCGCACAGGCGGACTCCGCGGATCAGCGCTACCGAGCGGCGAATTTCGCCAAACGATCCATCAACAAGGTCTTTCCGACGCATTGGTCGTTCCTGCTCGGTGAGATCGCGCTCTACAGTTTCATCATTCTGATCCTGTCCGGGATCTATCTCACGCTGTTCTTCGACCCGTCGATGTCCGATGTGGTCTATCAGGGCGCCTATCAGCCGTTACGCGGCGTCACCATGTCGCGGGCCTACGAGACGGCGCTGAACATCAGCTTCGAGGTGCGCGGCGGTTTGTTCGTGCGGCAGGTACATCATTGGGCCGCACTGTTGTTCGCGACATCGATGGTCGTCCACCTGTGCCGGATCTTCTTCACCGGCGCCTTCCGCAAACCGCGCGAGGCGAACTGGGTGATCGGCTCGGTGCTGTTGATCATCGCGATGTTCGAGGGCTTCTTCGGCTATTCATTACCCGACGATCTGCTCTCCGGCACCGGGCTGCGGGCCGCATTCGCGGGTATCACACTGGGTACCCCGGTGGTCGGCACCTGGCTGCACTGGCTGATGTTCGGCGGTGACTTCCCGGGCACGATCATCATCCCGCGGCTGTATATCGCGCACGTACTGTTGTTCCCCGGCATCATGGCGGCGCTGGTGGCCGCGCACGTCGCCCTCGTCTGGTATCAGAAGCACACCCAGCTGCCGGGGCCCGCGCGGACGGAGAAGAATGTCGTCGGCACCCGCATCGTGCCGGTGTTCGCCTTCGATCAGGGCGCGTTCTTCATGATGACCCTCGGCGTACTCGCGCTCATGGGCGGCCTGTTGCAGATCAATCCGATCTGGAATCTGGGTCCGTACAACCCGTCCCAGGTGTCGGCCGGCACCCAGCCCGATTTCTATCTGATGTGGACCGACGGATTCCTGCGGCTGTTCCCGGCCTGGGAGATCTACGTGTTCGGGCATACGGTGCCCGGATCGTTCGCGGTGGCGATCCTGATGCCGCTGCTGTTCGGGCTGCTGATCGGCTATCCGTGGATCGAGAAGCGGCTCACCCACGACCGCGCGCCGCACAATCTGCTGCAGCGGCCGCGCGATGTGCCGGTCCGCACCGCGATCGGCGCGATGTCGCTGGCCTTCTACGCGGTGCTGACGCTGGCCTGCGTCAACGACGTCATCGCGCTGAAGTTCGACATTTCCCTGAACGCGACGACCTGGATCTTCCGCATCGGATTGCTGGTGGTGCCGCCGGTGGCCTATTTCGCCGCCTATCGGTTGTGCCTGGCCCTGCAACGTTCCGATCGGGCGGTGCTGGCGCACGGCATCGAAACCGGGGTCATCCGGCGGTTGCCGGACGGCGAATACATCGAGTTGCATCAGCCGCTGGGACCGGTCGACGAACACGGCCATCCGATTCCGCTGGCGTACCAGGGTGCGGCGGTTCCGAAGAAGATGAACGAACTGGGACTCTCCGGTAAACCGGGCGCCGGGAGCTTCTTCCGCGCCGATCCGCTGCCGGAAATCGAGCAGCTGCGCGCGGGTGAGCATTCCCAGGAATCTCGCAGGCTCGCGGTGTTGCGGCAGGCTCAGGAAATGGCGGGGGGCGACCCGTCCGAGAAAATTGAGTACGCCGACTGAAACAATTGATTGAATCGCGGAATATCGCACACGGCCCCGAGCCGTTCGGCCCGAGGCCGGTTCCGTACGGTTCGGCGCGGGGCTCAGGCCCGGTCGAACATCCCGCCCGTCACCTCGGCGAGGAAGGTGTCCCACTCGCCGGGGGCGAAGGCCAGGATCGGACCATGCCCATGGTCTTTGGTGTCGCGGACTGCGATATTGTCGTCGCCCAGAAACGCGACCTCCACGCAGTTTCCGTCGGGACCGCTGTATGAACTCTTTCGCCACACAGCACCGGTCACGTCGACCTTCACAGCTATAGCTCCTTCGCTACATCGAGAATACGAGTTGACCCTGGCTAATCATTCGATCTTGTTCCCCGACTCCTGCCGAGCACCGGAATCCTGGGATACGCCATGGGTGGTGGTGTACAACTGCCGCTCGCGTCGGCCGCGTACCTCCGCCTGTTCACTTTGCGGGGTGTTGCCCGCCGTGTTGCACACTAGCAGGTTTTCACAGTCGCGCCAGGGACAGTTTTCGCGTTCACCGGCCGTGGATCCGGACATATCCGGATGTCTGATGGTTTGCGGACAAATTGCTTGATGAATTACAAGATCAATGCTGCAGATCGGTGGGAATTACCGGCTGCGCACGGTCGAGTGGTTCGTACCGGATATTCACGCGCGGGCGGCGCCGGGCAGAATGGTCCGGTGACCGAACGCGACCGAGACGACGCCGGACACGCCCGGAATGCCCGGCCCCGCGACCGGCTCGGTCGTCCGTTACCGCCGGGTAGTACCGGGGTGCCCCGCATCCCCGATGATCTCCAGCTAACTTCTCGGCAAACTTTGGACTATGCGCAGCGGCTGCTGAACGACGGTACGGCGTTCCACGCGCACGAGGTCCTGGAGGCGGCGTGGAAGAACGGACCGGTTGCCGAGAAGATGCTGTGGCAGGGTCTGGCCCAGTACGCGGTCGGCCTGACCCATATCCAGCGGGGTAACCGCAAGGGGGCGACGTTACTGCTCGAGCGGGCCGTCGGCCGGCTGACCGCCGCCGAACCCGCGCCGTACGACATCGATACCGCCGGCCTGATCGGCCGTGCGCGGGAGCTGCTGGCCGAGCTCGCGGCCGGCCGGCTGCCCGCGGACTCGCGACTGCGCCCGGCGCTGCGGGTGCCGGTCCCGGGCGCGGGGCGGTTCGCCCCCAGCCCGTCGGGCGATCTCCATCTCGGCAATCTGCGCACCGCCCTGCTGGCCTGGCTGTTCGCCCGTTCCACCGGACGCGAATTCGGCATCCGCGTGGAGGATCTGGATCGGGACCGGTCCCGATCCGACGTCGCCGCACGGCAACTCGCCGATCTCGCCGCGATCGGGCTGGACTGGGACGGCCCGGTGGTGTGGCAATCGGAGCGGCTGCCGCGGCATCACGCCGCCCTCGAGCGCCTGACCGCGGCCGGACTCACCTACGAATGTTATTGCACGCGAAAGGAAATTCAGCAGGCCGTGACCGCTCCGCACGGACCGCTGGGAGCCTACCCCGGAACCTGCCGCGAGCTGAACGAGGCCGAACGCGCCGCGCGCCGGGCCGAGGGACGGCCGGCGGCGCTCCGATTGCGTTCGGAGGTCACCGAATTCGATGTGATCGACGAAATACACGGGCACTACCGGGGTCTCGTGGACGATTTCGTGTTGCGCCGCGGAGACGGTACGCCCGCATACAATCTGGCGGTCGTCGTCGACGACGGGGAACAGGGCTTCGACCAAGTCGTCCGCGGCGACGACCTGCTGCCCGCCACACCGCGGCAGGCGTATCTGGCCACGCTGCTCGGATTCGAGGTGCCCCGATACGCCCATGTGCCACTGGTTCTCAATCGGGACGGCGCACGATTGGCCAAACGGGACGGAGCGGTCACCCTCGCCGATCGGCTCGCCGCCGGCGAAACCGCCGAGCAAGTGACGGCACTGCTCACGGGCTCGATCGATGCGACGGCCGGGACCGCGGCGGAGTTGCTCACGACATTCGATCCGGAAACGTTGTCGCGCTCACCATGGATATTCGAACCGAGCGGCTTGTTGCGACGCGGTTGATATCCGTAACGTACCCAGTCGATACCAGCACGTCCATTCAGCATCGAGGATTCCTGATATGACCAATGGTGGGTACGATCCCAACCAACCTCCCGGCGGACAGTCCTTTGGGCAACCGTATCCGCAAGGCGGCCAGCAGTATTCGGGTCAGTCCGGCTACGGCCAGCAACCCTACGGCCAACCGCAGCAGCCCTACGGGCAGCCGCAGTACGCGCCGGGCGGACAGCAACCGGGCCAGCCGTACGGGCAGCAGCCCTACGGACAGCAGCAACAGCCGTACGGGCAGCAGCAGCCCTATGGGCAGGACGCGTACGGGCAGCAGCAGCCGCAGGACCCCTACGGCCAACAGCAGCCCTACGGCCAACAGCAGCAACCGTACGGGCAGCAGCAACAGCCCTACGGCCAACAGCAGCCGCAGGACCCGTACGGCCAGCAGCAGGCCCCCTACGCGCCCTACCCGCAGCAGCAGTTCGGCCAGCCGCTGAACCTGCCTCCGGGCGCCCATCCGGCCGAACTGGGCATCCGGTTCGCGGCCCGGCTCATCGACGGCATCATCGTCGCGATCCCGTCCTACATCCTCAGTTTCGTACTGCTGCTGGCCATCGGCAGCGGAGGTCTGGTCAGCAGGTTCCTGCTGCCGATCCTGATCTCCGTGCTCGGCGTGCTGTACTACATCGGCCTGGAGACCCAGCTCGGGGCGACGCTGGGTAAGAAGGCGCTGGGTCTGC
Encoded proteins:
- a CDS encoding aminotransferase class I/II-fold pyridoxal phosphate-dependent enzyme, giving the protein MPRQTQIGLMSHAELVSEHETQTANYAKLQTEKLTLDLTRGKPAPEQLDLSADLLSLPGSGDYRDATGTDCRNYGGQQGLPELRAIFGELLGIPVANLLAGNNSSLSLMHDLLAFSLLYGTADSARRWVDEPVVKMLCPAPGYDRHFALSQALGIEMIPVAIGHDGPDMPAIAALVAEDPQIKGLWVVPNYANPTGVTLSEEVARELVSMPTAAPDFRLFWDNAYAVHPLTDLADPVLDVLGLAAAAGNPNRPFVFASTSKITFAGSGVSFLGGSSANLSWYLKHAGVQSIGPDKINQLRHVRFFKDADGVRAHMQKHRALLEPKFALVLRILEERLGPSKVASWTEPKGGYFISLDVLEGTAARTIALAKEAGIALTAAGSAFPYGKDPEDKNIRIAPSFPSLTDLETAMDGLATCVLLAATEKHITD
- a CDS encoding methyltransferase domain-containing protein gives rise to the protein MAPTPSTSFPGLRPDHFDREGYDQLVDVRDLRATLPGIRRLRTWAHEALAAAAGESAVDVGSGTGSEVLAFADAVGPTGAAIGVEPDPDLRLAAERRAAQAGSSARFVSGDAYGLPFASDSVDVALCERVFQHLTAPARATAEIARVLRPGGRVVLMDSDWGTAIVHPGDRHVVHEVVETLIASTTQPFSGRRLSGLLTQAGLVIDEVASHALVQDPSAGAGALVGRISAMAVARGAITEPQRERLLTDLAMGARTGDIHLSVTVFAVLAHKPA
- a CDS encoding WS/DGAT domain-containing protein — translated: MPTLAPPDAIRYWLSRRACNDLFLLYCFDEPGCPPEALRATLHARCAAVADLRIRLREYRFAYPRWVPCEITAARFTEHRPPQSEWATVVAALGDLLADGVRADRQPWRLHLFREVTGAPGGDGPALVVILQLSHALADGRRAAEIARAVFGPEPIRARVRHATDLGGPSPRRMPAAIAAGGRTLATWTIEARALAALPVAMVRTVVRGTAAERARRELAERTARGEIPRPGGQFAPTVLNRPPAPIRHEVRMLVRDDLRVPGRTVTALVLAAIAEALPAHLAERGAPPSDRAEPVSVARPVDPAEPVPAVPPTELAAQVSVALPTSNRLRRNNYRDVAVELPCDEPDPHRRTDLIATTLAARRVRAAHPLLDAPDRVTAVLPAPVLRRDIAAFPLDTVPATLSAHTVVSSVHRGPADLTCAGAAVRFTAGFPALGAVMHLTHGVHGLGDTVTVSVHADPDVLPDLGDYAAALDAALTRVVAHAVAPR
- a CDS encoding cytochrome bc complex cytochrome b subunit, which codes for MAVSEVLAAQADSADQRYRAANFAKRSINKVFPTHWSFLLGEIALYSFIILILSGIYLTLFFDPSMSDVVYQGAYQPLRGVTMSRAYETALNISFEVRGGLFVRQVHHWAALLFATSMVVHLCRIFFTGAFRKPREANWVIGSVLLIIAMFEGFFGYSLPDDLLSGTGLRAAFAGITLGTPVVGTWLHWLMFGGDFPGTIIIPRLYIAHVLLFPGIMAALVAAHVALVWYQKHTQLPGPARTEKNVVGTRIVPVFAFDQGAFFMMTLGVLALMGGLLQINPIWNLGPYNPSQVSAGTQPDFYLMWTDGFLRLFPAWEIYVFGHTVPGSFAVAILMPLLFGLLIGYPWIEKRLTHDRAPHNLLQRPRDVPVRTAIGAMSLAFYAVLTLACVNDVIALKFDISLNATTWIFRIGLLVVPPVAYFAAYRLCLALQRSDRAVLAHGIETGVIRRLPDGEYIELHQPLGPVDEHGHPIPLAYQGAAVPKKMNELGLSGKPGAGSFFRADPLPEIEQLRAGEHSQESRRLAVLRQAQEMAGGDPSEKIEYAD
- a CDS encoding DUF397 domain-containing protein, whose product is MKVDVTGAVWRKSSYSGPDGNCVEVAFLGDDNIAVRDTKDHGHGPILAFAPGEWDTFLAEVTGGMFDRA
- the gluQRS gene encoding tRNA glutamyl-Q(34) synthetase GluQRS — encoded protein: MPVPGAGRFAPSPSGDLHLGNLRTALLAWLFARSTGREFGIRVEDLDRDRSRSDVAARQLADLAAIGLDWDGPVVWQSERLPRHHAALERLTAAGLTYECYCTRKEIQQAVTAPHGPLGAYPGTCRELNEAERAARRAEGRPAALRLRSEVTEFDVIDEIHGHYRGLVDDFVLRRGDGTPAYNLAVVVDDGEQGFDQVVRGDDLLPATPRQAYLATLLGFEVPRYAHVPLVLNRDGARLAKRDGAVTLADRLAAGETAEQVTALLTGSIDATAGTAAELLTTFDPETLSRSPWIFEPSGLLRRG
- a CDS encoding RDD family protein, encoding MTNGGYDPNQPPGGQSFGQPYPQGGQQYSGQSGYGQQPYGQPQQPYGQPQYAPGGQQPGQPYGQQPYGQQQQPYGQQQPYGQDAYGQQQPQDPYGQQQPYGQQQQPYGQQQQPYGQQQPQDPYGQQQAPYAPYPQQQFGQPLNLPPGAHPAELGIRFAARLIDGIIVAIPSYILSFVLLLAIGSGGLVSRFLLPILISVLGVLYYIGLETQLGATLGKKALGLRVIGPDGNNLDAGSSLKRNLFLLTGIVPCIGSIASLVLVIRIAMTISSDPNHQGWHDKFAGGAVVVKG